One Salvia splendens isolate huo1 chromosome 22, SspV2, whole genome shotgun sequence DNA segment encodes these proteins:
- the LOC121785682 gene encoding probable histone H2A.3, with product MAGRGKTLGSGAAKKAQSRSSKAGLQFPVGRIARFLKAGKYAERVGAGAPVYLAAVLEYLAAEVLELAGNAARDNKKTRIVPRHIQLAVRNDEELSKLLGDVTIANGGVMPNIHNLLLPKKAGGSSKPTADDD from the exons ATGGCAGGGCGTGGTAAAACGCTTGGATCGGGAGCGGCGAAGAAAGCCCAATCGCGTAGCAGCAAAGCCGGCCTCCAATTTCCCGTCGGCAGAATTGCCAGATTTCTCAAGGCCGGCAAATACGCCGAGCGTGTCGGCGCCGGAGCTCCCGTTTACCTCGCCGCGGTTCTCGAATACTTGGCTGCCGAG GTTTTGGAATTGGCTGGAAATGCGGCGAGAGACAACAAAAAGACGAGAATTGTGCCGCGGCACATTCAATTGGCGGTGAGAAATGATGAGGAGTTGAGCAAATTGCTTGGCGATGTGACGATTGCGAACGGTGGTGTGATGCCCAACATCCACAACCTGCTTCTACCGAAGAAGGCGGGTGGATCATCAAAGCCCACCGCTGATGATGATTAA